In one Parvibaculum sp. genomic region, the following are encoded:
- a CDS encoding MFS transporter — MSEVDVAAEVEEGIHHPKKDVVEKPYPNAIYAWYVVAVLVLAYTFSFIDRQILSLLVGPIKRDLGISDTQMSLLQGFAFAAFYCVAGLPIGRLVDRYHRFNIIALGVFVWSIMTALCGTARSFLMLFVFRAGVGVGEAALSPAAYSIIADYFPPKRLGFALGVYGMGVYIGAGLALIIGAAVIALVSEGGSATLPLIGEIYAWQITFLVVGLPGILVALWVWTLREPERRGHIRQEVGTDGVSRRVEVPVAEVFGYMGKNWRTMVPLNLCYALSAMMAYGVAAWIPTLFVRTHGWSYPEAGFWYGIIIVIFGTSGVIAGGWMGDFLTGKGIRNGRMMVCAFTGLAAFPFTVAYPLLDDPWIALLLLCPSTFFATFTTGAGPSALQELMPNQMRGFASAVLIFVVTIIGLGLGPTSIALVTDYVYGDEMMLRYSLAVVPAVVLTLAITAGLLGLRPYIGSLDYLNRWSAENEK, encoded by the coding sequence ATGAGCGAGGTCGACGTCGCGGCGGAAGTCGAGGAGGGAATTCACCATCCGAAAAAGGATGTCGTCGAAAAGCCTTATCCCAACGCCATTTACGCCTGGTATGTCGTCGCCGTCCTGGTCCTCGCCTACACCTTTTCCTTCATCGACCGCCAGATCCTGAGCCTGCTGGTCGGCCCGATCAAACGCGACCTCGGCATCTCCGACACCCAGATGAGCCTGCTGCAAGGCTTTGCTTTTGCAGCCTTTTATTGCGTGGCTGGCCTCCCCATCGGCCGACTTGTCGACCGCTACCACCGCTTCAACATCATCGCGCTCGGCGTTTTCGTCTGGAGCATCATGACGGCGCTCTGCGGCACGGCGCGCTCGTTCCTGATGCTGTTCGTCTTCCGCGCCGGCGTCGGCGTCGGCGAGGCCGCGCTCTCGCCGGCCGCCTATTCGATCATCGCCGACTATTTTCCGCCGAAACGCTTGGGTTTCGCCCTCGGTGTCTATGGCATGGGCGTCTATATCGGCGCCGGCCTCGCCCTCATCATCGGCGCCGCCGTCATTGCGCTGGTCTCCGAAGGCGGCAGCGCCACCCTGCCGCTGATCGGTGAAATCTACGCCTGGCAGATCACCTTCCTCGTTGTCGGCCTGCCGGGCATTCTGGTCGCCCTCTGGGTCTGGACCCTGCGCGAGCCCGAACGGCGCGGCCACATCCGTCAGGAAGTCGGCACAGATGGCGTCAGCCGCCGTGTCGAGGTGCCGGTCGCCGAAGTCTTTGGCTACATGGGCAAAAACTGGCGCACCATGGTGCCGCTCAACCTCTGCTACGCGCTGTCGGCGATGATGGCCTATGGCGTCGCGGCATGGATCCCGACCCTGTTCGTCCGCACCCATGGCTGGTCCTATCCGGAAGCCGGCTTCTGGTACGGCATCATCATCGTGATTTTCGGCACCTCCGGCGTCATTGCCGGCGGCTGGATGGGCGATTTCCTGACCGGCAAGGGCATCCGCAACGGCCGCATGATGGTCTGCGCCTTCACCGGCCTCGCCGCCTTCCCCTTCACCGTCGCCTATCCGCTGCTCGACGATCCCTGGATCGCCCTGCTGCTGCTCTGCCCGTCGACCTTCTTCGCCACTTTCACCACCGGCGCCGGCCCCTCGGCCCTTCAGGAGCTGATGCCCAACCAGATGCGCGGCTTCGCTTCCGCCGTACTGATTTTCGTCGTCACCATCATCGGCCTTGGCCTGGGGCCCACCTCGATCGCGCTCGTGACCGACTATGTCTATGGCGATGAAATGATGCTGCGCTACTCGCTGGCGGTCGTTCCGGCCGTCGTACTGACGCTCGCCATCACGGCCGGATTGCTGGGTCTGCGCCCCTATATCGGCAGCCTCGACTACCTGAATCGCTGGAGCGCCGAGAACGAGAAATAA
- a CDS encoding Rrf2 family transcriptional regulator, translating into MRLTLHTDYALRLLMYLAVKPDGRATIREVAETYGISRNHLVKVAHELGRAGFVETLRGRGGGLSLARPAEDIGIGKVVRAMEEDFSLVECFDPQTDRCRISPSCRLRRLLREALQAYMDVLGDATLADLVEKPKPLRRLLALTA; encoded by the coding sequence ATGCGCCTCACCCTCCACACCGACTACGCGCTGCGCCTGTTGATGTATCTCGCCGTCAAGCCGGACGGGCGCGCCACCATCCGCGAAGTGGCGGAGACCTACGGCATCTCGCGCAATCATCTGGTCAAGGTCGCCCATGAGCTTGGCCGCGCCGGCTTCGTCGAAACGCTGCGCGGTCGCGGCGGCGGCCTGAGCCTCGCCCGCCCCGCCGAAGACATCGGCATCGGCAAGGTCGTGCGCGCGATGGAGGAGGATTTCAGTCTGGTCGAATGTTTCGATCCGCAGACGGATCGTTGCCGCATCAGCCCGTCCTGCCGGCTAAGGCGTCTGCTGCGCGAGGCGCTTCAGGCTTACATGGATGTGCTGGGCGATGCGACGCTCGCCGATCTCGTCGAGAAGCCGAAGCCGCTCCGCCGCCTGCTGGCGCTCACCGCCTGA
- a CDS encoding CaiB/BaiF CoA-transferase family protein translates to MLEGLKVVEMATYIAAPGAGGILADWGADVIKIEPLSGCPMRYTMANMGADHLKGSPIFDLDNRGKKGLAINTATPEGVEAVKRLVKDADVFITNVRPGGLERAGLDYKALAEVNPRLVYASVTGYGLEGPDRDKPGFDIAAFYARSGVGWLQTVKGQEPTTLRTGIGDHTTSMATVGGILAALFEREKSGKGRLVEASLLRVGVYAAGSDTAVQLRYGKLGSTKPRLETIAPLNNFFHTKDGWIVIVPRQGTVDWTAVCRVIGKPGLEKDPRFDSPKTRRANAAELVHILDAAFAEHDTEYWRAKLDAEDMIWAPLMRPADVYADPQAHAAGAYVEVMEEGGNGTYIAPASPIRFPGAEPEGPRAAAPILGEHTVETLKAAGFADAEIENLRKAGAIA, encoded by the coding sequence ATGCTTGAGGGCCTCAAGGTCGTGGAAATGGCCACCTATATCGCCGCGCCCGGCGCCGGCGGCATTCTGGCCGATTGGGGCGCGGACGTAATCAAGATCGAGCCGCTGTCCGGCTGCCCCATGCGCTACACCATGGCCAACATGGGCGCCGACCACCTGAAGGGTTCGCCGATCTTCGATCTCGACAATCGCGGCAAGAAGGGCCTCGCCATCAACACCGCGACGCCGGAAGGCGTCGAGGCCGTGAAGCGGCTGGTGAAAGACGCCGACGTCTTCATCACCAATGTCCGCCCCGGCGGCCTCGAACGCGCCGGTCTCGACTACAAGGCGCTCGCCGAAGTGAACCCGCGCCTCGTCTATGCCAGCGTCACCGGCTACGGCCTCGAAGGCCCGGACCGCGACAAGCCCGGCTTCGACATCGCCGCCTTCTATGCCCGCTCCGGCGTCGGCTGGCTGCAGACGGTCAAGGGTCAGGAACCGACGACGCTCAGGACCGGCATCGGCGACCACACCACCAGCATGGCGACCGTCGGCGGCATTCTCGCCGCCCTTTTCGAACGCGAGAAATCCGGCAAGGGCCGCCTCGTCGAAGCCTCGCTGCTGCGCGTCGGCGTCTATGCGGCGGGCTCCGACACCGCCGTCCAGCTTCGCTACGGCAAGCTCGGCTCCACCAAGCCCCGCCTCGAAACCATCGCCCCCTTGAACAACTTCTTCCACACGAAGGACGGATGGATCGTCATCGTGCCCCGCCAGGGCACCGTCGACTGGACCGCCGTCTGCCGCGTCATCGGCAAGCCGGGGCTCGAAAAGGACCCGCGCTTCGACAGCCCGAAGACGCGCCGCGCCAACGCCGCCGAACTGGTCCACATTCTCGACGCCGCCTTCGCCGAACACGACACCGAATACTGGCGCGCGAAGCTCGACGCCGAAGACATGATCTGGGCCCCGCTGATGCGCCCCGCCGATGTCTATGCCGATCCGCAGGCCCATGCCGCCGGCGCCTATGTCGAGGTGATGGAGGAAGGCGGCAACGGCACCTACATCGCCCCCGCCTCGCCGATCCGCTTCCCCGGCGCCGAACCCGAAGGCCCGCGCGCCGCCGCGCCGATACTCGGCGAACACACCGTCGAAACATTGAAGGCGGCCGGCTTCGCCGACGCCGAAATCGAAAATCTCCGCAAGGCCGGCGCCATCGCATAG
- a CDS encoding group III truncated hemoglobin — protein sequence MTDSQGVWCKDDDRPVTDEAEIERLVRAFYTRIRADAVLGPIFDGVIGDNWEPHLLKMIDFWSSVMLTTGRYKGQPMRAHLKLKQVTPKHFDRWLMLFRETAEEVCAPEAAERFIEKAGRIAESLQLGMFFKPVLHDPARKGPRLVG from the coding sequence ATGACGGACAGCCAGGGCGTGTGGTGCAAGGACGATGACCGGCCGGTGACCGACGAGGCCGAGATCGAGCGGCTGGTGCGCGCCTTCTATACGCGCATCCGGGCAGACGCCGTGCTCGGGCCGATTTTCGACGGCGTGATCGGCGACAACTGGGAGCCGCATCTCCTGAAGATGATCGATTTCTGGTCGAGCGTGATGCTGACGACCGGGCGCTACAAAGGTCAGCCGATGCGGGCGCATCTGAAGCTGAAGCAGGTGACGCCGAAACATTTCGACCGCTGGCTGATGCTGTTCCGCGAGACGGCCGAGGAAGTCTGTGCGCCGGAGGCGGCCGAACGCTTCATCGAAAAGGCGGGGCGGATTGCCGAGAGCCTGCAACTCGGCATGTTCTTCAAGCCGGTGCTGCACGATCCGGCGCGGAAGGGGCCAAGGTTGGTGGGGTGA
- the yghU gene encoding glutathione-dependent disulfide-bond oxidoreductase, whose translation MSDTDYTPPKVWVWETDKNANRFSNINRPIAGPTHDKELPVGKHPFQLYSLATPNGVKVTVMLEELLEAGHKGAEYDAWLINISEGHQFGSGFVAVNPNSKIPALMDRSTNPPTRIFESGAMLLYLSEKFGGAFMPKDLVKRAEVWSWLMWQMGSAPYLGGGFGHFYAYAPFKSEYAINRFAMEVKRQLDVLDRQLAQSEYIAGPDYTVADMAIWPWYGALAKGLLYEAGEFLSVHEYKHVNRWTDQIAERPAVKRGRMVNRAWGDPASQLPERHDASDFDKAGKTGT comes from the coding sequence ATGAGCGACACCGATTACACGCCGCCGAAAGTCTGGGTCTGGGAAACCGACAAGAACGCCAACCGCTTCTCCAACATCAATCGTCCGATCGCCGGTCCGACGCATGACAAGGAACTTCCCGTAGGCAAGCACCCGTTCCAGCTCTATTCGCTGGCGACGCCGAACGGCGTCAAGGTCACGGTGATGCTCGAAGAGCTGCTGGAAGCCGGTCACAAGGGCGCCGAATACGACGCCTGGCTGATCAACATTTCGGAAGGCCACCAGTTCGGCTCGGGCTTCGTCGCCGTCAATCCGAATTCGAAAATCCCGGCGCTGATGGACCGTTCCACCAACCCGCCGACCCGCATTTTCGAAAGCGGCGCGATGTTGCTTTACCTCTCGGAGAAATTCGGCGGCGCCTTCATGCCGAAGGATCTCGTGAAGCGCGCCGAAGTCTGGTCATGGCTGATGTGGCAGATGGGCTCCGCGCCCTATCTCGGCGGCGGCTTCGGCCACTTCTATGCCTATGCGCCCTTCAAGAGCGAATACGCGATCAACCGCTTCGCAATGGAAGTGAAGCGCCAGCTCGACGTGCTCGACCGTCAGCTTGCGCAAAGCGAATACATCGCCGGCCCCGACTACACCGTCGCCGACATGGCGATCTGGCCCTGGTACGGCGCACTCGCCAAGGGCCTGCTCTATGAGGCGGGCGAATTCCTCAGCGTCCATGAATACAAACACGTCAACCGCTGGACCGATCAAATCGCCGAGCGCCCGGCGGTCAAACGCGGCCGCATGGTCAACCGCGCCTGGGGCGACCCGGCAAGCCAGCTCCCGGAGCGTCACGACGCATCGGATTTCGACAAGGCCGGGAAAACCGGCACATAG
- a CDS encoding HIT domain-containing protein, with amino-acid sequence MSFELHERLAADTFRVADLTLCRVLLMNDRRFPWLILVPRREGLRDFDDVAAAEKAHFHSEIDLASAVLRAATGAEKMNVAALGNMVPQLHVHVIARFAADAAWPAPVWGVGTAEPYAAAEAAALVEKLAQALHG; translated from the coding sequence ATGTCCTTCGAACTTCACGAGCGGCTGGCGGCCGATACATTCCGGGTCGCGGATTTGACGCTTTGCCGGGTGCTGCTGATGAACGACCGTCGGTTTCCCTGGCTGATCCTGGTGCCGCGGCGCGAGGGATTGCGGGATTTCGACGATGTGGCGGCGGCCGAGAAGGCGCATTTCCATTCGGAGATCGACCTTGCCTCGGCGGTGCTGCGGGCGGCGACGGGGGCCGAAAAGATGAATGTGGCGGCGCTCGGCAATATGGTGCCGCAGCTCCATGTGCATGTGATCGCCCGATTTGCCGCCGATGCCGCCTGGCCGGCGCCGGTGTGGGGCGTCGGGACCGCCGAGCCCTATGCGGCGGCCGAGGCGGCGGCGCTGGTGGAGAAGCTGGCGCAGGCGCTTCACGGTTAA
- a CDS encoding lytic transglycosylase domain-containing protein has translation MSLVEIIGGPQTIHAALVQASERTGADFDYLLKTAMRESSLDTQAKSSTSSASGLFQFTEQSWLGTLKKYGAELGLGRYAEAICCNANGRYVVENAAERQEILALRFDAATSALMAGAYTQESADLLGNRLGRATSEGELYIAHFLGAGGAAKLISAAEDTPNARADTLFPAAAAANKSIFYDRSGRARSAAEVYANLIGKHENTDATRLAQTAENRPLSSNSQKTVTNRAEGHFEAPAGHARTGYATRGASLPSPSYPANAGTSGTQRYGATLHLTPAVVEILASLDPIPQGRDSLRTSDRSDERRDEVRAEERRERARLLPRSGFSYG, from the coding sequence ATGAGCCTTGTCGAAATCATTGGCGGACCGCAGACGATCCATGCCGCGCTTGTGCAAGCGAGCGAGCGGACGGGCGCCGATTTCGACTATCTGCTGAAGACCGCGATGCGCGAGTCGAGCCTCGATACCCAAGCAAAATCAAGTACTTCGTCGGCCTCCGGCCTGTTCCAGTTCACCGAACAGAGCTGGCTCGGCACGCTGAAAAAATATGGCGCGGAGCTCGGGCTCGGACGCTATGCGGAAGCGATCTGTTGCAACGCCAATGGCCGCTATGTGGTGGAAAATGCTGCCGAAAGGCAGGAAATTCTTGCCCTGCGGTTCGATGCGGCGACTTCGGCGCTGATGGCGGGCGCCTATACGCAGGAAAGCGCGGATCTGCTTGGAAACCGGCTGGGGCGGGCGACAAGCGAGGGTGAACTTTACATCGCGCATTTCCTTGGCGCGGGCGGCGCGGCGAAGCTGATCTCGGCTGCCGAGGACACGCCAAATGCCCGTGCGGACACGCTTTTCCCGGCGGCGGCGGCGGCCAACAAGTCGATCTTCTATGACCGTTCGGGGCGGGCGCGCAGCGCCGCCGAGGTCTATGCGAACCTGATCGGCAAACACGAGAATACCGACGCGACGCGGCTCGCACAGACAGCCGAAAACCGGCCACTGTCATCGAACAGTCAAAAAACTGTCACAAACCGCGCCGAGGGACATTTCGAGGCGCCGGCGGGACACGCGCGGACGGGCTATGCGACGCGCGGCGCGAGCCTGCCGAGCCCGAGTTATCCCGCAAATGCGGGGACAAGTGGAACGCAGCGCTACGGTGCGACGCTGCACCTGACGCCGGCGGTGGTCGAGATCCTCGCGTCGCTCGATCCGATCCCGCAGGGCCGCGACAGTTTGCGGACGAGCGACCGCAGCGATGAGCGGCGCGACGAGGTGCGTGCCGAGGAACGGCGCGAGCGGGCGCGGCTGTTGCCGCGATCGGGCTTCTCTTACGGCTGA
- a CDS encoding acyl-CoA dehydrogenase family protein — MDFRFSEEQQAIRDAVGRVCARYDDAYWLKRDREGGFPDDFVRDIAAGGWLGIAMPEAYGGSGLGVTEAAIVAQAIAESGACLSGASAVHINLFGPMPVVVFGTDAQKQKNLPPLIRGEDRCCFGVTEPDAGLNTTAISTKAEWDGKAYVVHGRKMWTSTAQTANKILLLARTTPKEKCKKATEGLSLFYTDLDRGGATEVREIEKMGRKAVDSNAVFFDGLRVPKEDLIGEEGKGFHYLLHGLNPERVLIGAEAVGVGRIALKKATDYAREREVFGRPIGQNQAIQHPLARVWAELEAANLMVFKAAALYDAGENCGAEANAGKYLAAEAGFRACETAVMTHGGMGYAKEFHVERYMREIMIARIAPVSRELILSFIAERVLDLPKSY, encoded by the coding sequence ATGGATTTCAGGTTCAGCGAGGAGCAGCAGGCGATCCGCGATGCGGTGGGGCGTGTCTGTGCGCGCTACGACGATGCCTATTGGTTGAAGAGGGACAGGGAGGGCGGCTTCCCGGACGATTTCGTGCGCGATATCGCGGCGGGCGGCTGGCTCGGGATCGCGATGCCGGAGGCTTATGGCGGCTCGGGGCTCGGCGTCACCGAAGCGGCCATCGTCGCGCAGGCAATCGCCGAATCGGGCGCTTGCCTCTCCGGCGCTTCGGCCGTTCACATCAATCTCTTCGGGCCGATGCCGGTGGTGGTGTTCGGCACCGACGCGCAGAAGCAGAAGAACCTGCCGCCGCTGATCCGGGGTGAGGATCGCTGTTGCTTCGGCGTGACGGAGCCCGATGCCGGGCTCAACACGACGGCGATCTCGACCAAAGCGGAATGGGACGGCAAGGCCTATGTGGTGCATGGGCGCAAGATGTGGACCTCGACCGCGCAGACGGCCAACAAGATCCTGCTGCTGGCGCGCACAACGCCGAAGGAGAAGTGTAAAAAGGCGACCGAGGGGCTGTCGCTTTTCTATACCGATCTCGACCGGGGCGGCGCGACGGAGGTGCGCGAGATCGAGAAGATGGGCCGGAAGGCCGTCGACTCCAACGCGGTGTTCTTCGACGGGCTTCGCGTGCCGAAGGAAGATCTGATCGGCGAGGAGGGCAAGGGGTTTCACTATCTGCTGCACGGGCTCAATCCCGAACGGGTGCTGATCGGCGCGGAGGCCGTCGGTGTCGGACGCATCGCGCTGAAGAAGGCGACGGATTATGCGCGGGAGCGCGAGGTGTTCGGACGGCCGATCGGACAGAACCAGGCGATCCAGCATCCGCTGGCGCGGGTCTGGGCAGAGCTCGAGGCGGCGAACCTGATGGTCTTCAAGGCGGCGGCGCTTTACGACGCGGGCGAGAATTGCGGCGCGGAGGCCAATGCGGGCAAGTATCTGGCGGCGGAGGCCGGTTTCCGCGCTTGCGAGACCGCGGTGATGACGCATGGCGGCATGGGCTATGCCAAGGAGTTCCATGTCGAGCGCTATATGCGCGAAATCATGATCGCGCGCATCGCGCCTGTGAGCCGCGAGTTGATCCTGAGTTTCATCGCCGAGCGGGTGCTCGATCTGCCGAAGTCTTATTGA
- a CDS encoding DUF2336 domain-containing protein translates to MSDKKLTIADVERLLSDPSEDARAEVAAKVATQFKEIELAPRERELAHEILGYLVHDVAVNVREALSRCLNDVPDAPRNIVLQLARDIDAVAIPVLERSPVLTDEDLAGLVYYGSPAKQCAIAGRPQVAAPVSEALALKGDRSAVLRLIANAGAIINEEAATMLVERYADDADVAAPLVQRNELPAMLVERLIAMVSEQMREYLIEHHEMDGRTAATLEEQARERTTTEAITRMNDDDMRALVTQLIENKRLSATLILRAAGTGNMNFVEAAFAELTSVPQDRIWRLIHDVGALGFRAVYARAGMPEALYPAFRTVLDTFHAVRSSDGSLDLPLFRFHVLEGLKEAFEQVEADDLDTMIDKLGRLAAPAPAVRNQNVA, encoded by the coding sequence ATGAGCGACAAGAAGCTGACGATCGCCGATGTGGAACGGCTGCTGTCCGACCCGTCGGAAGACGCGCGGGCCGAAGTTGCCGCCAAGGTCGCGACACAGTTCAAGGAGATCGAGCTGGCGCCGCGCGAGCGCGAGCTGGCGCACGAAATTCTCGGCTATCTGGTGCATGACGTCGCCGTCAATGTGCGCGAGGCGCTGTCGCGCTGCCTCAACGACGTGCCGGACGCGCCGCGCAACATCGTGCTGCAGCTTGCGCGCGATATCGACGCGGTTGCCATTCCCGTTCTCGAACGCTCGCCGGTGCTGACCGACGAAGACCTGGCGGGCCTCGTCTATTACGGCAGCCCCGCCAAGCAATGCGCGATTGCCGGGCGGCCGCAGGTGGCCGCACCCGTTTCCGAAGCGCTGGCGCTGAAAGGCGACCGCTCGGCCGTGCTCCGGCTGATCGCCAATGCGGGCGCGATCATCAACGAGGAAGCGGCGACGATGCTGGTCGAGCGCTATGCGGACGATGCCGATGTGGCGGCGCCGCTGGTGCAGCGCAACGAATTGCCGGCGATGCTTGTCGAACGGCTGATCGCAATGGTTTCCGAGCAGATGCGCGAATATCTGATCGAGCATCACGAAATGGACGGCCGCACCGCCGCGACGCTGGAAGAACAGGCGCGCGAACGCACGACCACCGAAGCGATCACGCGCATGAACGACGACGACATGCGCGCGCTGGTGACGCAACTGATCGAGAACAAGCGCCTGTCGGCGACGCTGATCCTGCGCGCGGCCGGCACCGGCAACATGAACTTCGTCGAGGCGGCCTTCGCCGAACTGACCAGCGTTCCGCAGGATCGCATCTGGCGGCTCATTCACGATGTCGGCGCGCTCGGTTTCCGCGCCGTCTATGCGCGGGCGGGCATGCCCGAGGCGCTTTATCCGGCGTTCCGCACCGTGCTCGACACGTTCCATGCGGTGCGCAGCAGCGACGGGTCGCTGGACCTGCCGCTTTTCCGGTTCCATGTGCTGGAGGGCCTCAAGGAGGCGTTCGAGCAGGTCGAGGCCGACGATCTCGATACGATGATCGACAAGCTGGGGCGGCTGGCTGCGCCGGCGCCGGCGGTCCGGAACCAGAACGTCGCCTGA
- a CDS encoding response regulator encodes MTTALVADPSEAARQTAARMLESLGFRVATACNAAEALALVRELAPGLVLADARLETADGGLAIAAIRKISGVCLFHVSADGGAAGVRGAMEAGADDYLVKPYDAALLGFKLAQARTRGRLKPVPRLVQDNAAPEGPGWRLQSFGKAV; translated from the coding sequence TTGACCACCGCCCTTGTTGCCGATCCATCGGAAGCCGCGCGGCAGACCGCCGCCAGAATGCTTGAAAGCCTCGGTTTTCGGGTCGCGACGGCTTGCAATGCGGCCGAAGCGCTGGCGTTGGTCCGGGAGCTTGCACCCGGTCTGGTGCTGGCCGATGCGCGGCTCGAAACGGCCGATGGTGGGCTCGCAATTGCCGCGATCCGCAAAATCTCGGGGGTCTGCCTTTTCCATGTCAGCGCCGATGGTGGGGCCGCCGGCGTGCGCGGGGCGATGGAGGCCGGGGCAGACGATTATCTGGTGAAGCCCTATGACGCGGCATTGCTGGGCTTCAAGCTGGCGCAGGCGCGGACGCGGGGGCGGCTGAAGCCGGTGCCGCGGCTGGTGCAGGACAATGCGGCGCCGGAAGGGCCCGGCTGGCGGCTTCAGTCGTTTGGCAAGGCTGTTTGA
- a CDS encoding acyltransferase family protein yields MSSTAFRPGIQGLRAVAVLTVLIFHVWPAAMPGGYVGVDVFFVISGYLITGLLLRELERDRTIGIARFYARRIRRLLPASTLVLVAVALLTFTLPPPQWRGVAWEVVASALYFENWWLAAQSVDYLAADNAPGPLQHFWSLSIEEQFYFVWPLLMIAGGALCTRRNWPLRPVLGAALGTVFVISLALSVHETIHAPQAAYFVSHTRFWELALGGLLAVAGARATIPGEAAKIVAALVGLAAIAASAMLYSGATAFPGYAALLPTLGTALVLMSGSAAARFAPHRLLENRAAMWIGDLAYSIYLWHWPAIVFYRAWTGNVPGLWDGFMLIAVSVFLAALSKHYVEDRFRERGATPAIARSLAGGFATILLCLASAAVVFAVIESQRPGELTARNYPGAAALTDAAPVPAGIAPAPPLSQVLEDIAAAYSNGCHLDIGETEPRVCGYGAPDGGFHIMLIGDSHAASWLPAFDKLAGARGWRMTAHTKSACPMVLGRLAKDPSCFVWGENMLREVAREKPDLVVLAMSADNMIVGGGTREERFPLLVAAMRRTVEALRAEGASVAVMRDTPRFAFDPPTCLSADPGCAAREADAFPLPDPMPSAFGRDPAVPVIDMTHAFCADGTCPMVVGNVTVWRDYHHFTQTYAHTLAPALGRELDKAIAALPGEPQRAAQ; encoded by the coding sequence ATGAGTTCAACGGCCTTCCGTCCGGGCATTCAGGGCTTGCGCGCCGTCGCCGTGCTGACGGTGTTGATCTTTCACGTCTGGCCGGCCGCCATGCCCGGCGGCTATGTCGGCGTCGATGTCTTCTTCGTCATCTCGGGCTACCTGATCACCGGCCTCTTGCTGCGCGAGCTTGAGCGCGACCGCACCATCGGCATCGCGCGCTTCTATGCGCGCCGCATCCGCCGCCTGCTTCCTGCCTCGACGCTGGTGCTGGTTGCCGTCGCACTGCTGACCTTCACCCTGCCGCCGCCGCAATGGCGCGGCGTCGCATGGGAAGTCGTCGCCAGCGCGCTCTATTTCGAAAACTGGTGGCTTGCCGCGCAATCGGTCGACTATCTGGCCGCCGACAACGCGCCGGGACCGCTCCAGCATTTCTGGTCGCTCTCCATCGAGGAACAATTCTATTTCGTCTGGCCGCTGCTGATGATCGCGGGCGGCGCGCTCTGCACGCGCCGCAACTGGCCGTTGCGGCCGGTGCTCGGCGCGGCACTCGGCACGGTCTTCGTCATTTCTCTGGCTCTATCGGTCCACGAAACCATCCACGCGCCGCAAGCCGCCTATTTCGTTTCGCACACGCGCTTCTGGGAACTGGCGCTGGGCGGCCTGCTTGCGGTCGCCGGCGCGCGCGCGACGATACCGGGCGAAGCAGCAAAAATCGTGGCGGCGCTTGTCGGCCTCGCCGCCATCGCGGCTTCGGCGATGCTTTATTCCGGCGCCACCGCCTTTCCGGGCTACGCCGCGCTGCTGCCGACGCTCGGCACGGCACTGGTGCTGATGAGCGGCAGCGCGGCGGCGCGCTTCGCCCCGCACCGCCTGCTCGAAAACCGCGCCGCCATGTGGATCGGCGACCTTGCCTATTCGATTTATCTCTGGCACTGGCCGGCGATTGTTTTCTATCGCGCATGGACCGGCAACGTGCCCGGCCTTTGGGACGGCTTCATGCTGATCGCCGTTTCGGTCTTCCTCGCCGCACTGTCGAAACATTACGTCGAGGATCGTTTTCGCGAACGCGGCGCGACGCCCGCCATCGCCCGCAGTCTCGCGGGCGGGTTTGCGACGATCCTGCTCTGCCTCGCATCGGCGGCCGTCGTCTTCGCCGTGATCGAAAGCCAGCGCCCCGGCGAACTGACGGCGCGGAACTATCCCGGCGCCGCCGCTCTCACCGACGCCGCGCCGGTGCCGGCCGGCATCGCGCCCGCGCCGCCGCTGTCGCAAGTGCTCGAGGACATCGCCGCCGCCTATTCGAACGGTTGCCATCTCGACATCGGCGAGACCGAACCGCGCGTCTGCGGCTACGGCGCGCCTGACGGCGGCTTTCACATCATGCTGATCGGCGACTCCCATGCCGCAAGCTGGCTTCCGGCCTTCGACAAGCTGGCCGGTGCGCGCGGCTGGCGGATGACGGCGCACACCAAATCCGCCTGCCCGATGGTCCTCGGCAGGCTCGCCAAGGATCCGTCATGCTTCGTCTGGGGCGAAAACATGCTGCGTGAAGTCGCGCGCGAGAAACCCGATCTTGTCGTGCTGGCGATGTCGGCCGACAACATGATCGTGGGCGGCGGCACGCGCGAGGAACGCTTCCCGCTGCTGGTCGCCGCCATGCGCCGCACCGTCGAGGCCCTGCGCGCCGAAGGCGCTTCCGTTGCGGTCATGCGCGACACGCCGCGCTTCGCTTTCGATCCGCCCACCTGCCTGTCCGCAGATCCCGGCTGCGCCGCCCGCGAGGCCGATGCGTTTCCGCTTCCCGACCCGATGCCGTCTGCCTTCGGCCGCGATCCCGCCGTGCCGGTGATCGACATGACGCACGCCTTCTGCGCCGACGGCACATGCCCGATGGTCGTCGGCAACGTCACCGTCTGGCGCGACTATCACCACTTCACGCAAACCTACGCCCACACCCTCGCCCCGGCCCTCGGCCGCGAACTCGACAAGGCAATAGCCGCCCTCCCCGGCGAACCCCAACGCGCCGCACAGTAG